A single window of Rubripirellula lacrimiformis DNA harbors:
- a CDS encoding sigma-54-dependent transcriptional regulator — protein MEKRVARILIADDEPLYRNTTAELLRDEGYECICVEDASDAIVQLQEHAFDLVLSDLNMPGNLKLELLKEGRTKYSHVQMIVVTGVPSVPSAIESVRLGISDYLLKPVKFEELLAAVKRALAQPSSIPGNTRSRPDRDDDGRSLPEIIGDSAAMRDVLEIVHRVADSTANVLITGESGTGKEVIARAIHAHGARYREPFQVIDCTAIPDTLFESVLFGHVAGSFTGAVKDQTGLLRYCDHGTAFFDELGELPATSQAKLLRAVQEQTFTPVGDSKSVKVDTRFLCATNRDLQSEVDSGKFRSDLFYRLAVIHIELPPLRQRGDDVLQLAKHFLKTIQQNRTPVTGFSQEVADRFVQYRWPGNIRELRNVVERSITLARGDQIQMDALPAPLRNLVVSDVEVCDLSEVSRDEAIDSADQAYLNKLLQKHGGVIASAARQAGLSRQGLNKLLKRHNIDVDAFRK, from the coding sequence ATGGAAAAACGAGTGGCACGAATTCTGATCGCTGATGACGAACCGCTCTATCGCAACACAACGGCAGAACTGTTGCGGGACGAAGGATACGAATGCATCTGTGTCGAGGATGCTTCGGACGCGATCGTCCAACTGCAAGAACATGCGTTCGATCTGGTCCTGTCGGATCTGAACATGCCGGGGAACCTGAAGCTCGAATTGCTGAAGGAAGGTCGAACAAAGTACTCCCACGTCCAGATGATCGTCGTGACGGGGGTCCCGTCGGTGCCGTCGGCCATCGAAAGTGTGCGGCTGGGGATTTCGGACTATCTGCTGAAGCCCGTCAAGTTCGAAGAGCTGTTGGCAGCCGTGAAGCGAGCATTGGCACAACCAAGTTCAATCCCCGGCAACACTCGGTCGCGGCCCGATCGCGACGACGATGGAAGATCGCTTCCAGAGATCATCGGTGATAGTGCGGCGATGCGAGATGTGTTGGAAATCGTCCACCGCGTGGCCGATAGTACCGCGAACGTGTTGATCACTGGCGAAAGCGGCACCGGCAAAGAAGTGATTGCCCGCGCCATTCATGCACACGGTGCACGGTATCGCGAACCGTTCCAGGTGATCGATTGTACTGCGATCCCCGACACACTGTTCGAGTCGGTCTTGTTTGGACACGTGGCCGGATCATTTACCGGGGCGGTGAAGGATCAAACTGGGCTGCTTCGCTACTGCGACCACGGCACCGCTTTCTTCGATGAACTAGGCGAACTTCCCGCGACATCGCAAGCAAAGTTGCTACGCGCGGTCCAAGAACAAACCTTCACCCCCGTCGGTGACAGCAAGTCGGTCAAGGTGGATACCCGCTTCCTGTGTGCGACCAACCGTGACCTGCAATCGGAAGTGGACTCCGGGAAGTTTCGAAGTGATCTGTTCTACCGTTTGGCGGTGATCCATATCGAACTGCCACCGCTTCGCCAGCGGGGCGACGATGTGCTGCAGTTGGCAAAGCACTTTCTGAAAACGATCCAACAAAACCGCACGCCCGTGACCGGATTTTCACAGGAAGTCGCAGACCGATTCGTTCAGTATCGATGGCCCGGAAACATTCGCGAACTGCGAAACGTGGTGGAGCGGTCGATCACGCTGGCCCGCGGTGACCAAATTCAGATGGACGCGTTGCCGGCGCCGCTGCGGAACCTGGTCGTCAGTGACGTCGAAGTTTGTGATCTATCGGAAGTTTCGCGGGACGAGGCAATCGATAGTGCCGATCAGGCCTATCTGAACAAATTGTTACAAAAGCACGGCGGCGTGATTGCGAGTGCCGCAAGGCAGGCGGGGCTGTCACGTCAAGGTTTGAACAAGTTGCTGAAACGGCACAATATCGACGTGGATGCGTTTCGAAAGTAG
- a CDS encoding cation:proton antiporter, whose amino-acid sequence MELWGLLSDIIFLLSACLIGGGVMSRMGQSPLVGYLVAGMLVGGPGGFGIVGSYREIEAIAELGVALLLFSLGLEFSVHRLKSLGRKPLFGGLVQVSVTMLLGAGAAVMLGLAVEPAIAFGMMIALSSTAVVLRILMERSEIEMPHGRNSLGVLLIQDVAVVPLAVLMTVLGGEGSLSDIALDIGTLMLMALGLAGTLYVLTKIAVFTLGTLTLHRNRELTIIFAATIGLGAAWAAHRVGISPALGAFIAGMQLGSSAFATQIRADVSTLRVLLLTLFFGAAGMVADPLWILSHVHWVAGAAIALTVGKFVIIAAIFLVFRQSFRVAIATGLALAQVGEFAFVLGAIGRTSGIVSEDVYALVVSITIVSFTISAFLVPMAPTIADRLARMLGIEPGDQSETPRLAKPTDALVIGFGPTGQLAALPLIGSGLNVTVLDLNHEGVRRATDFGFVGQVGDATSVEVLEHAQVGEVKLVVITIPHYRSAIYIVELVRSMNVAATIFVRSRYQIHTESLSDAGGIVCGDEEQVGGAIRQNVEDWLVQHPSGNSTDRDEVLVDEPA is encoded by the coding sequence ATGGAGCTATGGGGACTGCTATCGGACATCATATTCCTGCTATCGGCCTGTCTGATTGGCGGTGGCGTGATGTCACGAATGGGTCAAAGCCCGTTGGTCGGCTATTTGGTGGCTGGCATGTTGGTGGGCGGTCCTGGTGGCTTTGGCATTGTTGGGTCCTACCGCGAAATTGAAGCGATCGCGGAACTTGGCGTCGCGTTGCTGCTGTTTAGCTTGGGCCTGGAATTCTCGGTTCATCGGCTGAAATCGCTTGGGCGAAAACCGCTCTTTGGTGGTTTGGTTCAGGTTTCTGTCACCATGCTGCTGGGTGCGGGTGCCGCCGTCATGCTCGGGTTGGCCGTCGAGCCCGCGATTGCCTTTGGCATGATGATCGCGCTTAGCAGCACGGCTGTGGTGTTGCGGATCTTGATGGAACGCAGCGAGATCGAGATGCCCCATGGTCGCAATAGCCTGGGAGTGTTGCTGATTCAGGACGTCGCAGTTGTGCCGTTGGCTGTGCTGATGACGGTCCTTGGGGGCGAAGGGAGCCTTTCCGACATTGCGTTGGACATTGGCACATTGATGTTGATGGCGTTGGGCTTGGCTGGCACTTTGTATGTGTTGACCAAGATCGCGGTGTTCACGTTGGGAACCCTAACGCTGCATCGCAATCGCGAGCTGACGATCATCTTTGCAGCCACAATCGGGTTGGGGGCAGCCTGGGCGGCGCATCGTGTTGGCATTTCGCCAGCGCTCGGTGCGTTCATCGCCGGAATGCAGCTGGGCAGTTCCGCCTTCGCAACGCAAATCCGAGCCGACGTATCGACATTGCGAGTCCTGCTACTGACGTTGTTCTTTGGCGCAGCGGGTATGGTTGCCGACCCGCTTTGGATTTTGTCCCATGTTCACTGGGTCGCCGGGGCCGCGATCGCTTTGACGGTCGGAAAGTTCGTGATCATCGCGGCGATCTTTCTGGTGTTTCGTCAATCCTTTCGAGTTGCGATCGCAACCGGGCTTGCGCTGGCGCAGGTCGGCGAGTTTGCGTTTGTGCTAGGCGCGATCGGCCGCACGTCGGGGATCGTTTCAGAAGACGTCTATGCACTTGTTGTCTCCATCACGATTGTGTCGTTCACCATCAGCGCGTTTTTGGTGCCAATGGCGCCGACGATTGCCGACCGGTTGGCTCGGATGCTTGGGATCGAGCCTGGGGACCAATCGGAAACGCCTCGGTTGGCGAAACCGACGGACGCATTGGTGATCGGGTTTGGGCCGACGGGGCAACTTGCTGCCCTGCCGTTGATTGGATCGGGACTGAACGTCACGGTCTTGGATTTGAACCACGAAGGCGTTCGTCGTGCGACGGACTTTGGCTTTGTGGGCCAGGTCGGCGACGCGACCTCCGTCGAAGTGCTAGAACACGCACAGGTCGGCGAGGTCAAACTGGTCGTGATCACCATCCCCCACTACCGATCGGCGATCTACATCGTCGAATTGGTTCGATCGATGAACGTAGCGGCCACCATCTTTGTGCGTTCGCGATATCAGATCCACACCGAATCGCTATCCGACGCCGGTGGAATCGTCTGCGGTGACGAAGAACAGGTCGGCGGTGCGATTCGTCAGAACGTGGAGGACTGGTTGGTTCAGCATCCCAGTGGAAATTCGACCGATCGCGATGAAGTCCTGGTCGACGAACCGGCCTAG
- a CDS encoding efflux RND transporter permease subunit, protein MKFPHFFIERPIFASVLSFLILLVGSITYFSLPVSQYPPVAPPTVVVRASYPGATPQVIADTVATPIEQEMNGVDDMLYMESSSSSDGTMQLTVTFKLGTDLDDAQVLVQNRVAIAESRLPEQVRQIGVTTVKQIPDMLMVVHLNSPDGSRDQLYISNYAFLRVRDALMRLDGVGDIRIAGGNEYAMRVWLDIEKMTHVDLTAGDVVAAIRGQNVQVAAGVIGQPPINETGAFQLNVTTQGRLKGTDEFGDIIVKRGDDGRVTHLSDVARIELGAQDYSRRSYLDGKDAIAVLIYQRPGTNAVDTATEVKNLMAGISEDFPDGIGYEIAYNPTEFVEESIDEVIETLFMTTAFVVLTVFLFLHGWRPTIIPVIAIPISLIGTFAVMQTMGVTLNTLSLFGLVLAIGIVVDDAIVVVENVERLIREGMSPREAAHKAMDEVGSALIATTLVLIAVFVPTVFIPSISGQFYQQFALTIAISTAISTFVSLTLSPALCALLLKPRPAEDEPKKRPSLLVRPFHAFSRGFNRIFDSTSNTYAAIVARLVRKSGVSLVIYVLLLVMTAGSFFLVPTGFIPDQDQGYLIVSIRLPDGASLSRTDVVTRKVAEIGSQIDGVAHAVGIAGLNGSTFTISPNAAVTFLPLEDSKERAKRGRGVIEIAADMRAKVASINEAQIFIIPPPPVRGIGRGGGFKMYIQDRSGAGTDVLNQVTESMVAQANQVPGLMQVFTNFRMSVPQIFADVDRTKAQMLDIPVDNVFDTLQIYLGSLYVNDFNFLGRTYRVTAQAEPEFRDEPSDILQLRTRSDRGASVSLGSIVDLTRTAGPDRLVRFNLFPAADLNGSTLPGFSTGQSLTKMEELAERSLPPGFGYEWTEIAYQERQAGNTIVYLFPLAVLFVFLALAAQYESWLLPLAIILIVPLCLLFALVGVWTRGMDNNVLTQIGFIVLIGLACKNAILIVEFAKAEEEAGKDRFQAAIDACRLRLRPILMTALSFILGVIPLLIATGAGFEMRRVLGTAVFAGMIGVTVCGLFLTPVFYVVLRKYAKDTKPNDPAATAKVAE, encoded by the coding sequence GTGAAGTTTCCTCACTTCTTTATCGAACGACCGATCTTTGCATCGGTTCTATCGTTCCTGATCCTACTGGTCGGATCGATCACCTATTTTTCATTGCCTGTATCTCAGTATCCTCCGGTCGCTCCACCGACTGTGGTCGTCCGAGCTAGCTATCCGGGTGCGACGCCGCAAGTGATCGCGGACACCGTCGCAACGCCGATCGAACAAGAGATGAACGGCGTGGACGACATGCTGTACATGGAGTCGTCGTCCAGTTCCGACGGCACGATGCAGTTGACGGTGACCTTTAAACTGGGCACTGACCTAGACGACGCTCAGGTGTTGGTCCAGAACCGCGTTGCAATTGCCGAATCAAGACTACCAGAACAGGTTCGTCAGATCGGCGTGACCACCGTCAAGCAGATTCCCGACATGCTGATGGTGGTTCACTTGAATTCACCCGACGGTAGTCGCGACCAGCTTTACATCAGCAATTACGCATTTCTGCGTGTACGTGATGCATTGATGCGTTTGGACGGCGTAGGCGACATTCGGATCGCTGGCGGCAACGAATATGCCATGCGAGTGTGGCTGGATATCGAAAAGATGACTCACGTCGACCTGACGGCCGGCGACGTGGTGGCTGCCATTCGTGGACAAAACGTCCAGGTTGCCGCCGGGGTGATCGGGCAACCGCCGATCAATGAAACCGGTGCGTTCCAGTTGAACGTGACGACCCAGGGACGTCTGAAAGGTACCGACGAATTCGGTGACATCATCGTCAAGCGGGGCGACGACGGACGCGTCACGCATCTGAGCGACGTGGCCCGCATCGAACTGGGTGCACAGGATTATTCGCGGCGCAGCTACCTGGACGGCAAGGACGCGATTGCCGTCCTGATCTATCAGCGGCCAGGCACCAATGCTGTCGACACGGCCACGGAAGTCAAGAACTTGATGGCCGGTATCAGCGAGGACTTCCCCGACGGAATCGGTTATGAGATCGCGTACAACCCGACGGAGTTTGTCGAGGAGTCCATCGACGAAGTGATTGAAACGTTGTTCATGACGACGGCGTTCGTTGTTTTGACGGTGTTCCTGTTCTTGCATGGGTGGCGACCGACCATCATTCCCGTCATCGCGATTCCCATCTCGTTGATCGGTACGTTTGCGGTCATGCAAACCATGGGCGTGACGTTGAACACGCTGTCGTTGTTTGGGTTGGTGTTAGCGATCGGGATCGTGGTCGACGATGCGATTGTGGTGGTCGAAAACGTCGAACGTCTGATTCGCGAAGGCATGTCGCCGCGAGAAGCCGCTCACAAGGCGATGGACGAGGTCGGATCCGCACTGATCGCAACCACGCTCGTCCTGATTGCGGTGTTTGTACCAACGGTGTTCATTCCCAGCATCAGCGGACAGTTCTATCAGCAGTTTGCACTGACGATTGCCATTTCGACCGCGATCTCGACATTCGTATCGCTGACGCTAAGCCCGGCGCTGTGTGCTCTGCTATTGAAGCCTCGTCCGGCGGAAGACGAACCGAAGAAGCGACCATCACTGCTGGTACGACCGTTCCATGCATTTTCACGCGGGTTCAACCGCATCTTCGATTCCACCAGCAATACCTATGCGGCGATTGTCGCTCGCTTGGTCCGCAAGTCTGGCGTGTCGCTGGTGATCTATGTGTTGCTATTGGTGATGACCGCAGGAAGTTTCTTTTTGGTTCCCACCGGATTCATTCCTGACCAGGACCAGGGTTACTTGATCGTCAGCATTCGATTGCCCGATGGTGCATCGCTATCGCGGACCGACGTGGTGACTCGTAAGGTCGCCGAAATCGGAAGCCAAATCGACGGAGTTGCTCACGCGGTCGGCATCGCTGGCCTGAACGGTTCAACGTTCACGATCAGCCCGAATGCGGCGGTAACCTTTCTTCCGCTGGAAGACAGTAAGGAACGGGCCAAACGCGGGCGTGGGGTCATCGAGATCGCGGCCGACATGCGGGCCAAGGTCGCTTCGATCAACGAGGCTCAGATCTTCATCATTCCACCGCCTCCCGTCCGCGGGATCGGACGCGGTGGTGGATTCAAGATGTATATCCAGGATCGCAGCGGAGCTGGCACTGACGTCCTGAACCAAGTCACCGAGTCGATGGTGGCGCAGGCGAACCAAGTCCCGGGGTTGATGCAAGTTTTCACGAACTTTCGAATGAGCGTTCCGCAGATTTTTGCAGACGTCGACCGAACGAAAGCTCAGATGCTTGACATCCCCGTGGACAACGTTTTTGACACTTTGCAGATCTACCTGGGATCGTTGTACGTCAACGATTTCAATTTCCTGGGGCGAACCTATCGCGTCACCGCTCAGGCCGAACCGGAGTTTCGTGATGAGCCAAGTGACATCCTGCAACTTCGCACTCGTAGCGATCGTGGCGCCAGCGTGTCGCTCGGATCCATCGTTGACTTGACTCGCACGGCGGGCCCCGACCGATTGGTACGGTTCAATCTGTTCCCCGCTGCTGACTTGAACGGCAGCACGCTGCCAGGATTCAGTACGGGACAGTCGCTGACGAAAATGGAAGAGTTGGCTGAACGATCGTTGCCGCCTGGTTTCGGGTACGAATGGACAGAGATCGCCTATCAGGAACGTCAAGCCGGGAACACGATCGTCTATCTGTTTCCCTTGGCAGTTCTGTTTGTATTCCTAGCCTTGGCTGCCCAATACGAAAGTTGGCTGTTGCCGCTGGCGATCATTTTGATCGTTCCGCTATGCTTGCTGTTTGCGTTGGTCGGGGTTTGGACCCGAGGCATGGACAACAACGTGTTGACGCAGATTGGGTTCATCGTGTTGATCGGCCTGGCCTGCAAGAACGCAATTCTGATCGTGGAATTTGCGAAGGCGGAAGAAGAGGCCGGCAAGGATCGATTCCAAGCCGCCATCGATGCGTGCCGATTGCGTTTACGGCCAATTCTGATGACGGCACTGTCGTTCATTCTTGGCGTGATTCCACTGTTGATCGCGACGGGTGCCGGGTTCGAAATGCGGCGTGTTTTGGGTACCGCGGTGTTCGCCGGAATGATCGGCGTGACGGTTTGCGGCTTGTTCCTAACACCGGTGTTCTATGTGGTGCTTCGCAAGTACGCAAAGGACACCAAGCCGAACGATCCCGCGGCGACTGCAAAGGTGGCGGAATAG
- a CDS encoding efflux RND transporter periplasmic adaptor subunit translates to MPDPTVTIATPIKKVAVEWDAYSGRLEPIEFVEVRARVSGYLESIHFDEGRLVNQGDLLFVIDPRPFDAELRAAQASLSQAKSQLKQAESGLAQAKATQSQTDAAVTLADARVQRARTLMERNATSQEEVDQREAEFLQAKADMEASVAGIQSAEAAIATANAAIESANAGVQTAELNLAYTRIESPVTGRISREYVTEGNLVSGGSATATLLTTITSVEPIYCTFDATEQEVLKYSRLAKSGERESSRVAKNPVFLGLVDEDGFPHQGHMDFVDNRFDTDTASMRARCIFRNEDQLLLPGMFARIRIPGSAPRETVLIPDSAIGTDQSSQYVYIVVDNTIERRQVTPGPMLDGLRVIRTGLEGDESVVIEGLLQVRPETKVKTQAGEVLMIEDGLPDTYTPLTPDEWIKPDLNDNLESKPTQQQTVSAKEDAS, encoded by the coding sequence ATGCCCGACCCGACCGTGACGATCGCCACGCCGATCAAAAAGGTGGCGGTTGAATGGGACGCTTATTCGGGGCGGTTAGAACCCATTGAATTCGTCGAAGTCCGTGCTCGAGTCAGTGGATATTTGGAATCGATTCATTTCGACGAAGGTCGCCTGGTCAACCAAGGCGACTTGTTGTTTGTGATTGACCCGCGCCCGTTTGACGCGGAACTTCGTGCGGCACAAGCATCGCTTAGCCAGGCAAAGTCACAACTGAAACAAGCCGAATCCGGACTCGCCCAGGCCAAGGCAACCCAATCGCAAACGGATGCTGCGGTGACGCTAGCGGATGCCAGAGTCCAACGAGCCCGGACTCTGATGGAACGCAACGCAACGAGCCAAGAGGAAGTCGATCAACGCGAAGCCGAGTTCCTACAAGCCAAAGCCGACATGGAGGCAAGCGTGGCGGGCATTCAGTCGGCCGAAGCAGCGATTGCGACTGCCAACGCAGCGATCGAGTCGGCCAACGCCGGAGTACAAACCGCGGAACTGAACTTGGCATACACACGAATCGAATCACCAGTGACCGGTCGAATCAGCCGCGAATACGTGACCGAAGGCAACTTGGTCAGCGGCGGATCGGCAACGGCGACCTTGTTGACCACGATCACATCGGTCGAACCCATCTACTGCACTTTCGACGCCACCGAGCAAGAGGTTCTGAAGTATTCGCGGTTGGCAAAATCCGGGGAACGTGAAAGTTCACGTGTGGCAAAGAATCCTGTGTTTTTAGGATTGGTGGACGAAGATGGATTCCCACACCAAGGGCACATGGATTTCGTCGACAACCGCTTCGATACCGACACCGCCAGCATGCGAGCCCGCTGCATTTTCCGCAACGAAGACCAACTGCTGTTGCCAGGCATGTTTGCCCGAATTCGCATTCCCGGCAGTGCACCGCGAGAGACCGTCTTGATTCCCGACTCTGCCATCGGGACAGATCAATCGTCACAGTATGTCTATATCGTCGTCGACAATACGATCGAACGTCGTCAAGTTACGCCGGGCCCGATGTTGGATGGACTTCGTGTCATTCGCACCGGTTTGGAAGGCGATGAATCGGTTGTGATCGAAGGTCTGCTGCAAGTGCGTCCTGAAACCAAGGTGAAGACCCAGGCGGGCGAAGTGCTGATGATCGAGGACGGTCTGCCGGACACTTATACACCGCTGACGCCTGACGAATGGATCAAACCTGATCTGAACGACAATCTGGAAAGCAAGCCTACCCAGCAACAAACCGTTTCAGCGAAGGAGGACGCATCGTGA
- a CDS encoding MarR family winged helix-turn-helix transcriptional regulator codes for MKLQEELKRPQPFATLQQETLLNLLRISDQLENRIARLFREYGLTLSRFNVLRNLDMAERPLTCGEIGERMIQIVPAITSLVDQLEKHELVQRTRCTEDRRVVYVAITKKGSRLAEQIMIPLLELEARLFKKMSRTEIKSLLPLLEKTRASIAESETETKK; via the coding sequence ATGAAACTGCAAGAAGAGCTTAAACGGCCGCAACCGTTTGCGACACTTCAGCAAGAGACGCTGCTGAATTTGTTGCGAATCAGCGACCAACTGGAAAACCGTATCGCTCGGCTATTCCGCGAATACGGGCTAACGCTGTCACGCTTCAACGTGCTGCGGAATCTTGATATGGCCGAGCGTCCGCTGACTTGCGGGGAAATTGGCGAGCGGATGATTCAGATCGTTCCGGCCATCACTTCGCTTGTCGACCAGCTAGAGAAACATGAACTGGTTCAGCGGACGCGGTGCACCGAGGATCGACGGGTCGTCTATGTCGCGATTACGAAAAAGGGATCGCGATTGGCGGAACAAATCATGATTCCGCTATTGGAACTTGAGGCCCGTCTATTCAAGAAGATGTCTCGCACAGAGATCAAATCATTACTGCCGCTTCTGGAAAAAACACGAGCATCAATCGCAGAAAGTGAAACGGAGACCAAGAAATAG
- a CDS encoding phosphatase PAP2 family protein: MKTTQRYAFHHRLIQLVRFFRGREPIVLLGLLMLTLAVWGFIELTDEVLEGSTDAFDRWAVQSFRHPNELDRPIGPSWMAEVGRDITALGGIAVLLIAICTSAGFLAINRAYRAMIVLIISTLGGMGTSLLLKSWFDRPRPDFVPHLSQVYTSSFPSGHSMMSAVVYLTLAAIVAPVLRTFWLRFYVIGVAVALTVLVGVSRVYMGVHYPTDVLAGWAAGLAWALMCWLMARTIVEKSKPPVS; this comes from the coding sequence ATGAAGACAACCCAACGATATGCGTTCCATCACCGACTGATTCAACTGGTTCGGTTCTTCCGCGGCCGCGAGCCCATTGTGCTGTTAGGGCTGTTGATGCTGACCTTAGCCGTTTGGGGGTTCATCGAACTCACCGATGAAGTGTTGGAGGGAAGTACGGACGCCTTTGATCGCTGGGCCGTGCAGAGCTTTCGACACCCTAACGAACTCGATCGACCAATCGGGCCTAGCTGGATGGCGGAGGTAGGTCGAGACATCACAGCCCTCGGTGGCATAGCAGTCTTGCTGATCGCAATTTGCACATCCGCTGGGTTCTTGGCGATCAATCGTGCTTATCGCGCGATGATCGTTCTGATCATTTCCACCCTGGGGGGAATGGGAACCAGTCTGTTGCTGAAATCGTGGTTCGACCGCCCGCGGCCAGACTTCGTGCCCCACCTATCTCAGGTCTACACCAGCAGCTTTCCCAGCGGCCACTCCATGATGTCCGCCGTCGTTTACCTGACGCTGGCTGCGATCGTCGCGCCCGTGCTGCGGACGTTTTGGCTGCGTTTCTACGTCATCGGTGTGGCTGTCGCGTTGACCGTCTTGGTCGGCGTCAGCCGCGTGTACATGGGGGTGCACTACCCTACCGATGTGCTAGCGGGTTGGGCGGCAGGCCTAGCCTGGGCGCTGATGTGTTGGCTGATGGCCCGCACGATCGTTGAAAAATCAAAACCACCGGTGTCATAG
- a CDS encoding response regulator yields the protein MLQSEKSVRCLIADDVRASREVVLTWLKECQVDCEVAVDGQQAWEAIQRRPPNLLITDLDMPIISGLELIQRIRQSVDDAICQIPVLVVTGLCDGKAAKVVQTMGGNGLLQKPLDKRCTISAVLNLLSEEADQAVTSGSAVLASQPGDGMISPTLRRLIATMELNHRLQD from the coding sequence ATGTTGCAATCTGAAAAATCGGTTCGGTGTTTAATCGCTGACGATGTTCGCGCGTCTCGCGAGGTTGTTCTTACATGGCTGAAAGAATGCCAGGTTGATTGCGAAGTCGCGGTGGATGGTCAACAGGCTTGGGAAGCGATTCAACGACGGCCTCCCAATCTGCTGATCACCGACCTCGACATGCCTATCATTTCCGGTCTGGAGTTGATCCAACGTATTCGTCAGTCGGTGGACGATGCGATCTGCCAAATTCCGGTTCTGGTGGTGACGGGTCTGTGTGACGGGAAGGCGGCAAAGGTGGTCCAGACAATGGGTGGCAACGGACTCCTGCAAAAACCATTGGACAAACGATGCACGATCTCGGCAGTTTTAAACCTGTTGTCCGAGGAGGCGGATCAGGCTGTGACCAGTGGATCGGCAGTCCTGGCATCCCAGCCAGGTGATGGGATGATTTCGCCGACCCTGCGGCGATTGATCGCGACGATGGAACTGAACCACCGTCTACAGGACTGA
- a CDS encoding YciE/YciF ferroxidase family protein, with product MILDSLSKLYVHELKDLYSAETQLLAALPKMEAAATNDDLKKCFADHLSETKTHAKRLESIFADLDFEPGGHKCVAMAGLIEEGEGLINSDIEPHVLDAGLIAAAQRVEHYEMAGYGTARAYADKLGNHDAAEVLQLTLNEEGLANQKLTRLAERKINFLALRSIQ from the coding sequence ATGATCTTAGATTCACTGAGCAAGCTGTATGTCCATGAGCTGAAAGACCTGTACAGCGCAGAGACCCAGCTCTTAGCGGCACTTCCTAAGATGGAAGCCGCAGCCACGAACGACGACTTGAAGAAGTGCTTCGCGGATCACTTGAGTGAAACGAAGACGCATGCGAAGCGGTTGGAGTCGATTTTTGCGGATCTGGACTTCGAACCGGGCGGGCACAAATGCGTCGCCATGGCGGGTCTGATCGAGGAGGGCGAAGGGTTGATCAACAGCGATATCGAACCCCACGTTCTGGATGCCGGATTGATTGCAGCCGCACAACGCGTCGAGCACTACGAAATGGCAGGGTACGGTACGGCAAGAGCTTATGCGGACAAGCTTGGCAATCATGATGCTGCGGAAGTCCTGCAGCTGACGTTGAACGAGGAAGGTCTAGCCAACCAGAAACTGACTCGTCTAGCCGAACGCAAAATCAACTTTCTTGCGTTAAGATCGATCCAGTGA
- a CDS encoding DUF4235 domain-containing protein: MLDHVQEKLSHPSGAQQQKSEPDGRNAGVGKTENLCAFGAAIAATFVARNALQAGWRATLNREPPKNPASREVDWNDALLWGLASGALVGIVRIAARRASSDAYHRYVHRDR; encoded by the coding sequence ATGTTGGACCATGTTCAAGAAAAACTCTCGCATCCATCTGGCGCTCAGCAGCAGAAGTCCGAACCAGACGGAAGGAATGCGGGTGTCGGAAAGACCGAAAATTTATGCGCCTTCGGCGCAGCGATCGCAGCGACCTTCGTCGCGCGAAACGCCTTGCAAGCTGGTTGGCGAGCAACGCTGAATCGTGAACCGCCCAAGAACCCTGCATCGCGAGAAGTCGACTGGAACGATGCTTTGCTTTGGGGGTTGGCTTCCGGTGCATTGGTGGGAATCGTTCGCATCGCAGCAAGACGCGCTTCATCGGACGCATACCATCGCTACGTTCACCGGGATCGATAG